In Solanum pennellii chromosome 7, SPENNV200, the following are encoded in one genomic region:
- the LOC107025433 gene encoding defensin D1-like: MAKYTTFLALLFCLFLVAATEIQTAEGKYCWKKSDKWNGPCQYSYKCSHHCKYFYGAKYGICKKYKPWGHKYYWAKYACYCYSPCHY; encoded by the exons ATGGCAAAGTACACTACTTTTCTTGCCCTTCTCTTTTGCCTCTTCCTTGTTGCTGCAACTG AAATACAAACGGCAGAAGGCAAATACTGCTGGAAAAAAAGTGACAAGTGGAATGGACCTTGTCAATACTCTTACAAATGTAGTCATCATTGCAAGTACTTCTATGGAGCTAAATATGGTATTTGTAAGAAGTACAAACCATGGGGTCACAAATATTACTGGGCAAAATATGCTTGCTACTGCTACTCACCTTGCCACTACTAA
- the LOC107025432 gene encoding defensin D1-like, whose amino-acid sequence MAKYTTFLALLFCLFLVVATEIQMAEGKYCWKKSDKWNGPCQYSYKCSHHCKYYYGAKYGICKKYKPWGHKYYWAKYACYCYSPCHY is encoded by the exons ATGGCAAAGTACACTACTTTTCTTGCCCTTCTCTTTTGCCTCTTCCTTGTTGTTGCAACTG AAATACAAATGGCAGAAGGAAAATATTGTTGGAAAAAAAGTGACAAGTGGAATGGACCTTGTCAATACTCTTACAAATGTAGTCATCATTGCAAGTACTACTATGGAGCTAAATATGGTATTTGTAAGAAGTACAAACCATGGGGTCACAAATATTACTGGGCAAAATATGCTTGCTACTGTTATTCACCTTGCCACTACTAA